CCGATCCCTATAGGCGCGCCGATGGAGCGGCTGGACGGCGGCTCGCCGGTCCCTTCGCCCTTGCGCGGCGGGATCGTCGCGCTCGGCAATTTCGACGGCTTTCACCTCGGCCACCAGGCGGTGATCGGCCGGGCGATCGAGCGCGCGCATGGCGAGGGACGCCCGGCGATCGTCGCCACCTTCGACCCGCACCCGATGCGCTACTTCAGGCCCGACACGCCCGCCTTTCGCCTGACGACCCTCGACCAGCGCGCGGAGCTGTTCGCCGCCGCCAGCGCTGATGCGATGCTGATCTTCCCGTTCGACGCAGTGCTCGCCGGCATGACCGCCGACGCGTTCGCCCGCCACCTCGCCGGCTCGATCGGTGCAGGCGGCGTGGTCACCGGCACCGACTTCACCTTCGGCAAGGGGCGCGAGGGTGACGTGGCGATGCTCGCCGCGCTCGGCCGCGACCACGGCTTCGGCGTCGATACCGTCGCCCCCGTGACGCTGGACGGCGAACCCGTCTCCTCCAGCCGCATCCGCCGGCACCTGATCGCCGGCGAACCGCGCGAGGCAGCGCGCCTCCTCACCCGCCCCTTCGCGATCCGCGGCACGGTGGAGCACGGCGCCAAGCTCGGCCGCCAGCTCGGCTACCCCACCGCAAACCTCGATCTGGCGAGCTATCTGCGCCCCCGCTACGGCATCTACGCCGTCCGCGGCACGCTCCCCGACGGCACCGTCCTGATGGGCGCCGCCAATCTCGGCGTCCGCCCGACGATCGAGGGCGCGCCGGTCGAGCTCCTCGAGCCCTTTTTCTTCGACTTCTCCGGCGACCTCTATGGCCAGGTGATCGAGGTCGCGCTGATCGACTTCCTCCGCCCCGAAGCGAAGTTCGACGACCTCGACGCGCTCAAGGCTGAGATGGCCAAGGACGTCGCACGAGCCCGCGAGATCCTGACAAGCTGACCCCTTGTGCCCCGGCGAAGGCCGGGGCCCAGTTGGGAAGGCCGAAGTGGAAGCCGCCCAGGATACCGCAACTGGACCCCGGCCTCCGCCAGGGTACAAGCCCCCCTCGACCGTGCTCCCGCGCAGGCGGGAGCCCAGAGCCAAGCAGCGTAACGATCGTGGCCCTAGGCTCCCGCCTTTGCGGGAGCACGGCGCCACCCCCAACATCCCATTTGTCGCCCCGCTCGCCATTCGCTAAGGCCGCGCGCACCCATGACCGACACGCCCCCACCCGCCCGCGACTGGCGCGACACCGTCTTCCTTCCCAAGACCGACTTCCCGATGAAGGCGGGCCTTGCGCAAAAGGAGCCCGCGATCCTCGACCGCTGGGCGCGGATCGGCATCTACGACCGCCTGCGCGAGCAGCGCGAAGGGCGCGAGCGCTTCATCCTCCACGACGGCCCGCCCTACGCCAATGGCGACATCCATATGGGCCATGCGATGAACAAGGTGCTGAAGGACATCATCGTCCGCAGCCAGTCGCTGTTGGGCAAGGACGCGCCCTACGTCCCCGGCTGGGACTGCCACGGCCTGCCGATCGAGTGGAAGATCGAGGAAGCCTATCGCGCCAAGAAGAAGTCGAAGGACGAGGTCCCCGCGGCCGAGTTCCGCGCGGAATGCCGTGAATACGCCGCCAAATGGGTCGGCGTGCAGCGCGGGCAATTCGAGCGGCTCGGCATCATGGGCGATTGGGCGGACCCGTACCTCACGATGAACTATGCGAGCGAAGCGGCGATCGCCGGCGAGCTCCTCAAGTTCGCGATGTCCGGCCAGCTCTATCGCGGTGCCAAGCCCGTGATGTGGTCCCCCGTCGAAAAAACCGCTCTCGCCGAGGCCGAGGTCGAGTATGAAGACGTCACCTCGACCCAGATCGACGTCGCCTTCGAGATCGTCGAGGCCCCGAACGCCCCCGAACTGGTCGGCGCACACGCGGTCATCTGGACGACCACGCCGTGGACGATCCCGGTCAACCAGGCTTTGGCGTATGGGGAGGAGATCGAGTACACCGCTATTCGCGTTGCTGGTCGGGTGTTGCTGTTCGCAAGTGACCTGATTGTTGACTCGCTAGCTCGCCAAGGCTCATCCAGTTCACCTTGGCTCTCTGAAGGTAGTGGTTGGACAGTCGTTTGGTCTGGCAAAGGCACCGCCCTCGCCGGCGCCGTCGCCCGCCACCCGATGCACCATCTCGGCGGCTTCTTTGCGAAGCCCCGCCCGTTCCTCGCCGGCGACTTCGTCACCACCGACGCGGGTACCGGCCTTGTCCACATGGCGCCCGATCACGGCGAGGACGACTTCGCTTTGTGCAAGGCGAACGGCATCGACCCCGTCTTCGCCGTCACCGACGACGGCAAGTACCGCGACGACTGGGCTTGGCTCGGCGGCCAGGGCAGCGTCATCAACCAGAAGTTCACCGGCCCGGACGGCCCGATCTGCACCGACCTGCGCGAAGCCGGCGCGCTCCTCTCGGCCGCGCCGTTCCAGCACAGCTACCCGCACAGCTGGCGGTCCAAGGCACGCGTGATCTTCCGCTGCACGCCGCAATGGTTCATCCCGATGGATCGTAGCGCGAATAGCGACCTGCCGGGGGCAGGTCGCAGCGCGGAGATCGGCGAGCAGAGCGAGCCGTGGGAGCCCAAAGAGCCCTCTCCCCTTCAGGGGAGAGGGTTGGGTGAGGGGGATGTCTCACAGAGCTCAGCGCTCGCGACTGCCCCTCTCCCCAACCCTCTCCCCGCAAGCGGGGAGAGGGAGCAGGCCTCCAACAACCCCACTCTCCGCGGCCTCGCGCTCGACGCGATCGAGCGCACGCGCTGGATCCCCGCCCGGTCGCAGAACCGCATCCGCTCGATGGTCGAGGGGCGCCCCGACTGGGTCATCAGCCGCCAGCGCGCCTGGGGCGTGCCGATCCCGCTCTACGTGAAGAGCAAGACCGGCGACTATCTCCGCGACCCGGCGGTCAACGCCCGCATCCTCGACGCCTTCACGGCCGGCGGCGCCGACGCCTGGTTCGCCGCCGACCATCAGGCGCTGCTCGGCACGAGCCATGACCTCGCCGATTACGAGGTCGTCTCCGACATCCTCGACGTCTGGTTCGACTCGGGCTCGACCCACGTCTTCACGGTTGAGGCGCGCTATGGCGAGGGCGTCCGCGCCGACCTCTATCTCGAAGGGTCGGACCAGCATCGCGGCTGGTTCCAGTCGTCGCTATTGGAAAGCTGCGGCACCCGCGGCCGCGCGCCCTAT
This is a stretch of genomic DNA from Sphingomonas sp. Y38-1Y. It encodes these proteins:
- a CDS encoding isoleucine--tRNA ligase; translated protein: MTDTPPPARDWRDTVFLPKTDFPMKAGLAQKEPAILDRWARIGIYDRLREQREGRERFILHDGPPYANGDIHMGHAMNKVLKDIIVRSQSLLGKDAPYVPGWDCHGLPIEWKIEEAYRAKKKSKDEVPAAEFRAECREYAAKWVGVQRGQFERLGIMGDWADPYLTMNYASEAAIAGELLKFAMSGQLYRGAKPVMWSPVEKTALAEAEVEYEDVTSTQIDVAFEIVEAPNAPELVGAHAVIWTTTPWTIPVNQALAYGEEIEYTAIRVAGRVLLFASDLIVDSLARQGSSSSPWLSEGSGWTVVWSGKGTALAGAVARHPMHHLGGFFAKPRPFLAGDFVTTDAGTGLVHMAPDHGEDDFALCKANGIDPVFAVTDDGKYRDDWAWLGGQGSVINQKFTGPDGPICTDLREAGALLSAAPFQHSYPHSWRSKARVIFRCTPQWFIPMDRSANSDLPGAGRSAEIGEQSEPWEPKEPSPLQGRGLGEGDVSQSSALATAPLPNPLPASGEREQASNNPTLRGLALDAIERTRWIPARSQNRIRSMVEGRPDWVISRQRAWGVPIPLYVKSKTGDYLRDPAVNARILDAFTAGGADAWFAADHQALLGTSHDLADYEVVSDILDVWFDSGSTHVFTVEARYGEGVRADLYLEGSDQHRGWFQSSLLESCGTRGRAPYDAVLTHGFALDGNGRKMSKSLGNVVDPLKIIGESGADILRLWVAQTDYFEDVRIGKEVLAGTGDTYRKLRNTFRYLLGALDGFTDAERVEVADMPALERYVLSELGRLDRELRAAAEAFEFNRYTRALADFANDDLSAFFFDIRKDSLYCDAADSVKRRSYRTVLDVLFHALVRYAAPVLAFTAEEVWQARYPSEDGSVHFLEWPELPALPGDMPMGTEWADLRRLREAVTEAIEPYRREKTVRSSLEAEVTLPELPLPADDLAELFITSTVHQGGDGIAIARSEHHKCGRCWRLLPEVAEDGALCHRCEEVTA
- a CDS encoding bifunctional riboflavin kinase/FAD synthetase: MERLDGGSPVPSPLRGGIVALGNFDGFHLGHQAVIGRAIERAHGEGRPAIVATFDPHPMRYFRPDTPAFRLTTLDQRAELFAAASADAMLIFPFDAVLAGMTADAFARHLAGSIGAGGVVTGTDFTFGKGREGDVAMLAALGRDHGFGVDTVAPVTLDGEPVSSSRIRRHLIAGEPREAARLLTRPFAIRGTVEHGAKLGRQLGYPTANLDLASYLRPRYGIYAVRGTLPDGTVLMGAANLGVRPTIEGAPVELLEPFFFDFSGDLYGQVIEVALIDFLRPEAKFDDLDALKAEMAKDVARAREILTS